A single region of the Palaemon carinicauda isolate YSFRI2023 chromosome 17, ASM3689809v2, whole genome shotgun sequence genome encodes:
- the LOC137656189 gene encoding uncharacterized protein encodes MNELLSKAQKLHEASKASRLGASSISSPFSSFSCSSIDSSSTPPDNDDEINAMARRKPPQPTCPNPSPNPAWCFYHEQFGSDGKKFNAPAITSRPRPWSQLVAANGSPIRCYGTGIAVKTHPYADLLQEFPDVFKAEVRQSPGSPSKHGIYHHITTMGPPTHAKFRRLPPQKLRDAKRAFEDMEQDILKTAIVTQFGSYTFAYSTFGLCNAGATFQRLMDSILGDLSFCVCYVDDILIFSRTKEEHRRHVRAVLKRLQENGLVTLTPLDGVLKGKAKKLEWGSPQHAFTQTKEALANATTLAHFDDNAPLRLTTNASNVACGAVLEHLVDGSPRPLAFFSRKLKPAETRYSTFDRELLAVYLAVRHFRHIMEGKPFTIVTDHQPLRTDLDAHDHLMGPSALEITAIPLGPAGVTILWDTSTGRPRPWIPASCRRKIFDIIHGLSHPSGRSTARLLSEKFIWPGIKKDAREWAKTCINCQTSKISRHTESGIGDFPQPKRCFGHLHLCRLPDLLATC; translated from the exons atgaacgaactcctgtcgaaggctcagaagctccacgaggcctccaaagcatctcgcctcggggcatcatcaatATCgtctccgttctcctccttcagctgctcttccatagactcttcatcaACGCCTCCTGACAACGACGACGAGATCAATGCcatggcaaggaggaaaccaccgcaaccgacatgTCCGAACCCTAGCCCtaatccagcatggtgcttctaccacgaGCAGTTCGGCAGTGACggcaagaaat TCAACGCTCCCGCcatcacaagccgacctagaccgtggtcccagctcGTCGCCGCCAatgggtctcccatacggtgttatgggactggAATCGCTGTAaagacgcacccctacgccgaccttctgcaagaatttcctgacgttttcaaggcCGAGGTCcgacaatcgccgggatccccctccaagcacgggatctaccaccacatcacgacgatgGGACCTCCaacacacgccaaattccgccgcctcccgccccagaagctgagggacgccaaacgcgcctttgaggacatggaac aggacattctgaaaactgccattgtgacacagttcggatcctacaccttcgcatattCAACCTTCGGTCTATGCAATGCGGGGGcaaccttccaacgcctaatggatagcatcctgggcgacctatcATTCTGCGTCtgttacgtcgacgacatcctgatattctcaaggaccaaggaggaacaccggaggcacgtccgcgccgtcctcaaacgcctgcaaGAAAATGGCCtagtc accctgacacccctcgacggcgtcctgaagggaaaggcgaagaaacttgagtggggttccccacaacatgCATTCACCCAGACAAAGGAAGCCCTCGCcaacgccaccaccctggctcatttcgatgacaacgcccctctgcgactgacgaccaatgccagcaacgtcgcctgtggggctgtgctggaacaccTAGTTGATGGTTCTCCtagaccattggcattcttcagcagaaaactgaaacccgccgaaacaagatacagcacattcgatagggagctcctcgccgtctacctcgccgtccgccacttcaggcacatcatGGAGGGCAAACCCTTCACCATcgtgacggaccatcaacccctc cgcaccgacctaGATGCACATGATCACCTGATGGGGCCATCTGCACTcgagataactgcaattccccttgggccagcaggagtaactatcctctgggacaccagcactggccgcccacgcccctggattccggcttcctgcagaagaaaaatattcgacatcatccatggactttcacacccctcgggacgcagcACTGCTCGtctcctgtctgaaaagttcatctggccagggatcaaaaaggacgcccgggaatgggcgaagacatgcatcaattgccagacaagcaagataagccgtcacaccgaatcggggataggtgattttccccaaccgaaaagatgTTTCGGTCACCTCCACCTTTGCCGCCttccggatctgctcgctacctgctga